In one Solanum lycopersicum chromosome 11, SLM_r2.1 genomic region, the following are encoded:
- the LOC109118913 gene encoding uncharacterized protein yields the protein MSSRVEWKSVSGSYPCKVISFIRALKSMERGCLSYLAFIRDTSVEPPPMDSVLVVQEFPDVVPSDLPCVPPDRDINFKGKVIVYASTQLKSHEKNYPTPDLELAAVILEERDGMIAFIEARSSLLKQIREHKFNDEKLCLIRDRVLKGEAKEVVLDSDGVLRIGSRICFPKIGDWIRLILEKAHCSRLTKSAHFIPVRVKYTAENLAELYISQIEQLHGVLKYIPDETHVVSLDSLELGPDLTFEEEPIAILDRHVRKLRTKEIASVKVQWKHRSVEEATWETKSDMSAKYPHIFEAPREIEPDSDFTAEDFCLQYDSCFIWIDVEKSVLNRRVDMRVDQMVKADKMNTFINNEEFKNKVIFIMGAIGTGKSRLSVDLATHFRGEIINSDKMQVYKGLEIVTNKITHTEKQGEIKQDSDFTAEDFCLQAIIYIEKILKTQRDPIIVGGSNSYIEKLVEDPVFMFKYKYDSCFIWIDVEQSVLNCRIDIRVDKMVKADKMNTFINNEEFQKKVIFIMGATGAGKSCFSVDLATHFRGEIINFDKMQVYKGLEIVTNKITHTEKQGVRHYLLGEIEPDSDFTAEDFCLQAIIYIEKILKTQRVPIIVGGSNSVHMRVDQMIKAGLVDEVRQILIPDADYTKGIQRSIGVPEMDRYLREETNIDGEDESKKMILQASISSIKRNTHKMNTFINNGEFKKKVIFIMGATGTGKSRLFVDLATHFQGEIINSDKMQVKCENQRPGDVSQWMPIPTWRRERITIDFVVVLPTTVGGYDSIWVVVDRLTKFAHFISVRVKYTAEKLAELYISQIVQLHGVLTDGQSEQTIQVLEDMLRACVIDFGARWDQHLPLWEFAYNNSYHSSIQMVSFEALYCRRCRSPIGWFDSAERDSLDAHLLRNAMEQVCEIEPDSDFTAEDFRLQVVVYIEKIMKTQRVPIIVGGSNSYIEKLVEDPVLMFKYKYNSCFIWIDVEQLVLNRRVDMRVDQMVKADKMNTFINNEEFKKKVIFIMGATGMEKSRLSVDLATHF from the exons ATGTCTTCGAGGGTTGAGTGGAAaagtgttagtggttcttatccttgcaaggtcatctcttttatccgtgctcTGAAATCTatggagagggggtgtttgtcttacttagcttttattcgCGATACGAGCGTTGAACCACCTCCCATGGACTCTGTTCtcgtggttcaggagtttccCGATGTAgttccttctgatcttccatgtgttcctcccgatagggatatcaatttt aaggggaaagtgattgttTATGCTTCTACGCAATTGaagtcccatgagaagaactaccctactcctGATTTAGAGTTagcggctgtg ATTTTAGAGGAGcgtgatgggatgattgctttcATTGAGGCTCGGTCTTCTTTACTCAAGCAGATTCGTGAACAcaagtttaatgatgaaaagttatgtctcattcgagacagAGTATTAAAAGGGGAAGCTAAAGAGgttgtccttgattctgatggtgtcttgaggattGGAAGCAGGATATGTTTTCCCAAGATAGGCGATTGGATTAGATTAATTCTTGAGAAGGCCCATTGTTCTCG gcttaccaagtctgcccacttcattccAGTTCGGGTGAAGTATACAGCAGAAAATTTAGCTgagctatatatcagtcagattgaGCAACTACATGGAGTTCTG aagtatattccggatgaaACTCATGTGGTTTCACTTGACTCATTGGAGttgggtccagacttgacatttgaggaggagcctatagctattttggataggcatgttcgaaagcttaggaccaaagagattgcttcagtgaaggtgcaatggaagcaccgatcagtggaagaggcaacttgggagacaaAGTCTGACATGAGTGCCAAATATCCTCACATTTTTGAAGCTCCAC GTGAAATTGAACCAGATTCAGACTTCACAGctgaagatttttgtttgcaa TATGATAGCTGCtttatttggattgatgttGAGAAATCAGTATTGAACCGTAGAGTTGACATGAGGGTTGATCAAATGGTCAAAGCag aTAAAATGAATACATTCATTAATAATGAAGAGTTCAAGAATAAAGTTATCTTCATAATGGGGGCCATAGGAACAGGAAAATCCCGTCTCTCTGTTGACCTTGCCACCCATTTTCGAGGAGAAATTATCAACTCGGATAAAATGCAAGTTTACAAGGGACTTGAAATTGTTACAAACAAGATCACACATACTGAAAAACAAG GTGAAATTAAACAAGATTCAGACTTCACAGctgaagatttttgtttgcaagctatcatctatatagaaaaaatactgAAGACTCAACGTGATCCAATTATTGTTGGAGGGTCAAATTCGTATATCGAAAAACTTGTGGAAGATCCTGtgttcatgttcaaatataagtatgatagctgctttatttggattgatgttGAGCAATCAGTCTTGAACTGTAGAATTGACATAAGGGTTGATAAAATGGTCAAAGCag aTAAAATGAATACATTCATCAATAATGAAGAGTTCCAGAAGAAAGTTATCTTCATAATGGGGGCTACAGGAGCGGGAAAATCCTGTTTCTCTGTTGACCTTGCCACCCATTTTCGAGGAGAAATTATCAACTTTGATAAAATGCAAGTTTACAAGGGACTTGAAATTGTTACAAACAAGATCACACATACTGAAAAACAAGGTGTACGACActatttgttag gtgaaattgaACCAGATTCAGACTTCACAGctgaagatttttgtttgcaagctatcatctatatagaaaaaatactgAAAACTCAACGTGTTCCAATTATTGTTGGAGGGTCAAATTC AGTTCACATGAGGGTTGATCAAATGATCAAAGCag GGCTAGTGGATGAGGTGCGACAGATTTTAATTCCAGATGCAGATTACACCAAAGGAATCCAACGGTCCATCGGGGTCCCTGAAATGGACAGATATTTAAGGGAAGAAACAAACATAGACGGAGAGGATgaatcaaagaagatgattcttcaagcttcaatttcaAGTATCAAGCGTAATACTC aTAAAATGAATACATTTATCAATAATGgagagttcaagaagaaagTTATCTTCATAATGGGGGCCACAGGAACGGGAAAATCCCGTCTCTTTGTTGACCTTGCCACCCATTTTCAAGGAGAAATTATCAACTCGGATAAAATGCAA GTCAAGTGTGAGAACCAGCGGCCCGGGGATGTATCTCAGtggatgcctattcctacttggaggAGGGAACGGATTACTATAGACTTTGTTGTGGTtttgcctaccacagtgggtggttatgactctatttgggttgttgttgataggcttACCAAGTTTGCCCACTTCATTTCGGTTCGGGTGAAGTATACGGCAGAAAAGTTAGCTGAGCTATATATAAGTCAGATTGTGCAACTACATGGAGTTCTG acagatggtcaatctgagcagaccattcaggtattggaagacatgcttcgagcgtgtgtaATCGATTTTGGTGCAAGATGGGATCAACATTTACCATTATGGGAGTTcgcctataataacagttatcactctagtatccaaatggtctcatttgaggcattgtattgtagacggtgtagatctccgattggttggtttgattcggcggagAGAGACTCTTTGGATGCACACTTGCTTAGAAATGCTATGGAGCAAGTCT GTGAAATTGAACCAGATTCAGACTTTACAGCTGAAGATTTTCGTTTGCAAGTTGTCgtctatatagaaaaaataatgaagactCAACGTGTTCCAATTATTGTTGGAGGATCAAATTCTTATATTGAAAAACTTGTGGAAGATCCTGTGTTaatgttcaaatataagtataatagttgctttatttggattgatgttGAGCAATTAGTCTTGAACCGTAGAGTTGACATGAGGGTTGATCAAATGGTCAAAGCag aTAAAATGAATACTTTCATCAATAATGAAGAGTTCAAGAAGAAAGTTATCTTCATAATGGGGGCCACAGGAATGGAAAAATCCCGTCTCTCTGTTGACCTTGCCACCCATTTTTGA